TAGGAATAGTGAAGAAATGTAGACTGGACTGCTACAGATTTGTTGGATTAAATAGCAGTCTTAATTCAATTAGAATAAAGTAGAAAAATCCAAACGTAAATTGTCATTCATTAGGCTTCATTAGCATTACTGCTAACGTATGATATAGTGTACATTTTATCAAAAAcggttttaatatttttacctGGTAATTCAGAGCGGTGACCACATTGAAGATGAGAATCGCGACAGCGACAAGCCGAAATTTGAGACAATTCATTTCGAAAAAggtaagaagagaaaaaactgcTCGAAATTTATGCTATGCTTAGCAGAAGCAAGCAAACTTtacaaatgaataattttgttGACTGCTCTACAATATCGGGAGGAGTACAACAGAGGAGGGGAGATTCTCTTTTGCGTCTCTTTACTTGCTCGCTTCTGTGCCCTACTACAGCAGCGGCCAGCCGTTTTATACTGTCGTCTCCGACTCTCCGGAAAGAGTAGGTCCAGATCTATCCAAGATGAAGCCCACACATTGACGTTTCTGGTATGCGACCGCGCCTTATCAGTCTACCAGCCTAGTGTTCAATTGGAATACACGCTATATAACGTACGTTCTTTATCAGACTTGATCAAGGTAAAGTAAGCCACTTTGTAGGTGGCTCCAATAAATAgtacttgaatttaaaatgtttaaggGGGCATACAACTGAAGTTAAATTTCTTTATGAATTTCGAATTTTCGAAGATTTGGGTTTTGAAGTTCAATTTCcgtaaattttaaacttttgtgttttcttttttattaaaaacattCTGGACTAAAATGGACCACTAACTTTGAGCACCCGAAAAATAATGTAAAAAGTtatgtttttaaaacaatttgcaTTACGAGTTGATCATTGATTCATTGAACGAGATAGATATAGACtggaaataattgaataaacCAATTATCGGTGGTCTGGTTACTGTTGCTTAAGAGTAATAATCATGTCAGATAACAATTTAATTCTAGTGAAGCTGCTTTTAGGGTTATTTCTACCtctgcaaagaaaaaaaactgaaaaaataaataaattaattattgcAACCAAACAACCtagaaatttcaattccatTGGACCCACTTAAGCAAAAAATAGtagaaaaatagaagtaaaaaaaatgatcgtTCTCaaccatttatttattattcaatttacCAATCGAACAATATCGTAAGGTCTACCGGCGTATGCCTTATTAATAGGAGCGCGCTGCATTCGTTGATTTACGCAGTTCGCCAATACTTTCCTGGAACCAAGCGCTTAAAAGTGATTTGTTATTACTCGGCGACGTGTTTTCGTCGCATCCCAGGCGTATAAGGTTCTCTTTGATATTAATTCATTGCATGTGGCTATTTTCAACGAACAGTCCTAGTGACATTTACAAATGCCAACCTGTTTAGTGATTCTTAAGAATCCAATCGTTTTGATCAAATCATTTCCTGCTGCTTTCTATCTAGAACATGCGGTTACTATACACATTCCGAACAGTTGACAGGACACCAATAAACCCTAGATCGGTAGTGAAGGCATGAGGGCAGGAGTTCCCTTCCCCCGCTTTTCCAGAAGCGCACTCTTTCTACAAGGGCATTGCACTATGGCAAACCGTTCGTGCTGCAAAGATTTCACAGTTTTTTAATGGGTAATAGTCATCCTAACTTTAATAGCAAACAGCTGTATAATGGTTAAAGTGTAATAATTCTAATGGCAGTAAGAGCTGAGTAATGCGCAGCCGTGCGCAACTTATAACGGgtttataaaattaaataggACCATATaatgaaacataaaaaagaaacgctgCGTTAAATGGGTATCATTAAAATTGTATTTACAAATGATTTCAATCCAAGATTTAATCATCATTTAGACTAAGTGCAATGCCACAATGAGATAGCTCATTCAATTGTAGTTTTGTAGGCTAATTGCCCtacaaacccccccccccttgtatAATTAAACCAATAATAACTCGACGGCATATCGAAGAATCTATTGTAAAAGTAAATACTGTATAGTCTCAATCTACATTTTAGCCGatacaacatttaaaaaaattaaataataatgaaatctttgaatttcttaaaaaatattaaactaGTTGAACTGTGATTTCtagtaaaaaaagaacgtgtattttttctaaaaaataaaagtgctaTGCAATTATTTTAGTCGAAAATTGGTTACTTTCCAGCTCTATCAACAATCATATGATATCTCGGTAAGCCCTTGGACGTAGCCCTCTTAATACATTGGTGTACTTATTGATTAAAGGTTATTATTGATCCTATTAACCTTTGTCTTTTTAGAGCTATACTCAGCTGACGGATACCTCGTCAACTTGTGTTACAACGAATGGTCGCGCACTATCCCTCTGGCAAGTTGCGTCTTTACGGATGGTTATTATTGTAAGATGATTCTGACACCGGAAAATAACAATGCCGCACATCGGCAATCGGATACGTACATACCACATTTTCTTGGTTGAGTCATACACCGATCATTCAGGTTTATAAAAGAAGTACGGTAAACAAAACTGATGTATACATACATTTCCGAGTGTGTTCCAGTAAAGCATGTTGTGGTTCTCTTAGCTGATTAAGAAACTGGAGAAACAAGAACACATTTCCCAGGCTTCGCTTTATTAAATGTCTTTGACTaaatcaaaaagttttctcAAAGTTTGCCTtctaaattgaattatttcgaaTATTCGACTCGAAAGTCAAATGTGACACGACTTCCCGCTTTTGACTTGATGCTGCGTCGCCAGGCTAAGACAAAGAAAATTGCACGTTTAACATCAGTGATGCTGGTGAATCATCAGACTGTTAAAAGATTCAGAGTCATAATGTCGGCAGATGTATTCTAATTATCTATTACTATGGATTAGTCCTGGAGTTGAAGCATAGAAAAGGAGCTAGGAGGACGATGTTCACGTTCAAAGATGGCGGAGAAAAGTGTCCCTAGCGATAATAAGCTAACGATAATAGACTTtgttctaaaagaaaaatttgttcgttaaaataaacaaaaggaaatacaaatcagcaaaagaagaaaaagcgatTGCGAATCGTTAAAATCGCAAGTTATGCGTGAAagaatagattttatcgtaaTTTAAACAACAAGGAGAAAACAgcataaataaattaagattcttgatttttcttttattgtattACATCATTTTCCTTGGAATTTGGGCATGATAGTCTTTTTTTCCGCAGAGTCCGCATGAATCCTAATTAATATAAAACATGTTAATCTAATTAAAAGTAACGACAGCGTTGCAGAACGTGATGAAACAAACTTTTAGGTGGAGATATCGAAATGTTAATTCAGCAGTTGAATATGACTTGGCTGAGTATTGATCGAATTTACACACACCTGCCAAAGACGGGCCGCTTATAGACTAGACACTGCCattgattatttgtttttttttttgtttgaaatattttcatgttTCATCAATTACTTCGTATTGGCACGATTCGTCattaaccaaaaagaaattagtcGCGCAAATATTACACAGATGACAAAACGGTTATGTTTACAGCAGGATAACATCGAGATCAATCGTGTCAGAAcaccaaattcaaataagCCGACGTAGGCAACCATGCCGACTGTTCAAATagaatatatttatatgtttaagTGTGTTTGTGAAGATTATTAGTATGGCACACGTCGAgagttcaaatgaaatttccaCATTTTCAAGCTACTCATCGGAAGGAATCGGTCACATCGAGAAAGAGAATGTTGAGTAAGACAATGTTGTGCAATCGAAATTTTTGCGTGTTGAGCCATCGTCCGCCTCCAGCATCtcaaacaatttgttttgttgttttttttgttttttgtttttctatgttCCATAATCACAGcaatctttcttttctctccgaaTCGAGATCGTCGTGACAATCGAGATCGTCGTGACGTTTGAGACGGACGTCATTTTGCAAGATCTCGGCAGACCAAAATAAATGTCATCAAGTCGCCCAACATTTATTGCAGGCAAATCGAGTCCATTCGCTGAGGTGGAGTCGGTGGTGGGGTAGAGGATGGGCCAGACGACGACTCAATCACATCCGTTTCGGCTTCCAAATCCGTTTCCACTTCTGGCGGAGGCTGGCTGTGCGGAATCAACGAAGCTGCTTCCGTCTGACTCTGCTTCTCGTCCTGTTGTCAACGACGAATGTCACCAAATTAATTTCATGTTACGCATTTCCCTCGCAACGAAATGAGCCCGAACATTTACCTGCATGTCGTAGACGCGTTCCTGAGTTCGATCATATTTCCAGCGTTGCCAAGAGAAGCCTTTCTTTTCTGCCACGACGACGTCAGGAGCCGACGGCGAGTAATTCGGATTGGTGAATGTCAGGACGGACACTTGCTGCGGCTGGCGAGGCCCACGACCTAAGAATTCAAAGCatcctattttttattaacaacGTGACTCGTATTACAGCCGACAATTCCTTGCGACGCTTGCGACCATACTTGAATTCCAGGGACAGTCTCGGTAGCGGCGACGCTGCCACTTGATCAATAAAACAGCCATTGCAGCTAGGAGTGCGGCCATGCCCACAACCAATAGGACAATCATGGACGGGTGGAGGACACCGGCACCAGCACTCGGGTCAAGTCGGTACGGGTTGTGAGGGTAAACGTCGCTGGTGGGTTCTAGATCGTTCTCGAATGGATCCAACGCCGGGCTCCAGTAGTCATCACTGGCCGAAATGTTGACGACAGCTAAGCAAACGAGATaataagggggaaaaataaaaataaaacacattgAAATTCACGTTTCGTGACATGCAATAGGGGCAAAATATCGACAGCTTACAAGAAGTGCATGGAATATCGTCGGGAATATCTGGGCAAGCGCAGACGTAAGAAATGGCACGGAAGAGACAGAGGTGAGTACAGCCTCCATTGGCAGTGGAACAAGGATTTTTGCCCAGTTGCTTCTCCCTGGCAACGGCCCTTATCTCCATCAATCCCTCCAAGCCGTGACGCAAAACGGATCGTTGCTTGCCAGTGGCTTTGTCCACGCGTTCGATAGACTTGCTCCTCCAGTCGGTCCAGTACAGAAATCCGCCCAGCTGAGTCAAGCCAAAGGGGTGAGTGGCACCTTGTACCAGCTGAACTCTAAAACGGCCACTTAAATCGGACGTTTCGATCCGATCGAGCTGCGCGTCTGCCCAGTACAGTCGCTGACCCTCGTAGTCGATGGCCAATCCGTTTGGCCATCCCAGCTCCGAGGTAACTATAGCCACTCGATGTGATCCGTCCAAAAAGGAACGCTCGATTTTGTGACTCTGTCCCCAGTCCGTCCAGTAGAGTAACCTGCCAAAAAATAAGTGACGAATGCTAATCACAAATAATGATATCATAATCTAGAGTTTGAGATTACCCTCGCTGAGGAAAGACGGCCACAGCACGCGGTTCGTCCAAACCACTTCCGATGATAATCTTTCTGTTGGTTCCATCCAAACGAGAGGCTTCCAGCACGTTTCGACCAGCGTCCGTCCAATAGAGATTATCAGCCAGCCAGTCGACGGCCAGTCCGTCCGGTGTAGTCAAATTGCTCGAGACGAGCGTTTCGACATTTGAAACATTCCGGGCGTCGACGCTGCGGATAACATCCAAATAGACGTCGGTGTAATAGAATCGTTGCCGTCCCCAATGGAAATCCACCCCGATGGCGTTGTGGACGCCGGGCACATTGAGGGCCACGTCCCACTGATCGGCCGTGTCCAACGAAATGCTGGATAGTGTGTTGCGCGTAGCGTAGAGCAAAAATGAGTTGGGTGACGGCTGGCAAGTCGATCCGTCGGCGCTCATCAGGATTCCCGTAGGGCAGCTGCAAGAATAGCCGCGGCCCCAAGGACTCCGCAGACACAAATGGGAGCATCCGCCGTTGTTGGTTCCGCAAGGATTCTCACGGTGCGAGGAAGcgtccatttccttttttcaaatgcCAAATTGATCGATTAGTTTTAGTGatttagaaaatcaattgaCTTTTGCATTTACCTTCCAAGCTTTGATATCCATGAGGTTATCCAGACCAACTCGAATAGTGGATCGATCCAGCGCCGTGTTTTTATCAGCCCTTTGCAGAGATTTCGTCTCCCAGTCGGTCCAGTAGAGATAGGAATCAAGGACCGTTATACCGTACGGATGCGATAGTCCGGTCAAAACTTCTCGCCGATGAAGACCTATCACGGCGAAAgatataattcaattaaaagaaaGTGATGAGATGAATAACGGGGatctcgaaaagaaaaaaaggaaaaagatttaaaaattacccGATAGATCACAGGATTCAATGGTTTTTTTCCGGGCGTCCGTCCAGTAGAGCATGTTGGCCGCGTAATCAATAGTCAAGGAATTGGGCCAACCGAGATCAGTGGATACCATTACTTTGCGGTTACGTCCGTCCATGTCAGCCTGCTCAATCCTCGGCTGTTTGCCCCAGTCGGCCCAGAAGAGGGTTCCGGTGGAATGACTTAGGACCAGGCCTCTGGGCTTATCCATCAACGTCCAGATTAAAACTTTTCGGTGGCCACCGTCCTCCAGTTCGGCCACTTCGAGACTAGAACGACCGGCATCAGTCCAATAAAGTTTGCGGTTGATCTCATCGACGGCCAATCCTTCCACCGTGTCCAGATTGAAAGCGATGACCTCGACGGCCGGCGCAGACAATGGGCTGCCGGGCAGAGCGCGGAATATTTTGTCTTGGGTGGTGTCCGACCAAAGCAAGTGGCCCGTCACGCGATCCACGTCCAAAGCCACGACGTTCTTCTGCGGCGGAAGGTCGAGGACGACGTCAATCAAATAGGGCATGTCCAGCGACATGCGGCGGAGGTTGGATCGCTGCGAGAAAATGAGCGAAGTCGACGGAGATTGTCGGCACGTTCGCCGGTCGGCAGACAGTTTGATCCCGGTGGGACAGGCGCACGAGTGGCCGGCTGGAAGCGGAGCCAGGAGACACAGATGGGAGCATCCGCCGTTGTGCGACTGACAGAGAGACGGGACAGAGTAGCGATTGGAATGGTAGACTCGAACGTCCATCAAGTCATCGAGACCGGAACGGATCATCGTCCGTCGCTTGGCGTTGAGTTTGTCCGTGCTGTGGATGGCCGCCGTGTCCCAATCGGACCAGAAAATTTGATTCTCGTACAGGGCCAATCCAAAGGGATGCGGCAGTTCAGCACCAATCAGCACTGTCCGGTTCTTTCCGTCCAGCGAGGCGTATTCAATGGCTTTGGTGCCTCCGTCGGCCCAGTAAAGCCGCTCGCCTTCGTGGTCGATGGCCAATCCGTTTGGCCACGTCAGGTTGCTGATGACGATGACCGAGCGCTGTGAGCCGTCCATGCCGGCCCGTTCGATTTTCGGAGTCTGACCCCAATCCGTCCAGTACATGTAGCCACCAATGGGGTCGACAACGATGTCTCTGGGCCGATCCAATCCGTCCCAGATCAGCAAACTCCGCAAAGTCCCATCCAAGTTGCTCACCTCGATGCGGTTGGTTCCGGCATCCGTCCAGTAGAGTTTCTTCGTCACCCAGTCAACAGCCAAACCTTGAAAAAGCAAAATGAAGAAGTTGGGCTCGGTAAATCATCAACTCGATggcatattattattagaagAGAATATCTAAAATTATAGCAGCGACGACTAGTCTGACCGGAAGTGACGAAAAGAGCATTCACACAGGAAACGTGTGAAAGGGAGGGCGGGGTGGAGAAGAAACCAGAAGAAacagaagcaaaaaaaaatatccttcTAAAACGGAAGcataaatatagaaaaaggCAAGTAATACCAGCAGGCGATTCCAGATCGTTGGCGACAAGCGTCTGCTGGTTGGAACCGTTCCAGAAGGCCCGGTTGATGACATCCGACTCGACGTCGGTCCAAAAAATGGTCTGACCTGCCAAAGACGAATAAAAGATGAGTGAGagtagaataaaagaaaagaaaagggaaaaaaaatattattctggaAAGCAGAAAATCGATTTCAACACGAAACACAATGTTGGATCGCTATATTGACTATAAAGTAGTAGCCGACGATATACTATCTGTGTGGGAGTTTAACTTGGGATGATAAGAGACACTTACTGGCGCCGTCCCAGTCGAGAGCGACGGCTGAACGCACTCCCGTCAACGGAAGAACATGATCGACTTCGCCGCTGACGTTGAGCGGAAAGAGTCTCAATTCCGATTTCTGGGCGAAAATCAGCAATTCGCCCGGCTGGCTTGTGCAAGTGCGGCCGTTGGGCGTGATCAGCTGCAGTCCGGGAGGGCAGGCGCACGTGTAACTCGAACGATTGGGCAAACAAAGATGGGAGCAGCCGCCGCGATTACTGCCGCACCGATTCACGTATTCCGGCTGTCTCAGTGGGTGGATGCTGTGAATGTCCATGGGGAAATGCAAATTGGTCCGCACCGTTCTACGCGTTCCAAATAGATCAAAAAGAGTCAATGCCATTCGTCTCTTCCGGCCTTTGCCCAATTATGATATTATGCACCGTCCCTTACCGGATATCATGGCCAGTGAGTTTATTGGCCTGGTGGATGCTCTTCGTGTGCCAGTCGGTCCAAAAGAGCGAATCCTCGAAGATGGTAATGGCGAACGGATGCGGCAGTCCGCGTTCCATCACTCTCCTCCGTCCGGTTCCGTCCAGCCTGACGCTTTCAATGACGTGGTGCTTCGCGTCGGCCCAGTAAATGTGGTCGACCGTGTAATCGATGGTGAGTCCATTGGGCCAAACGAGATTCTCAGTCACCAGGATCTGGCGGTTGGAGCCGTCCATGTCGGAGCGCTCGATCCGTGGCTGATGGCCCCAATCTGTCCAAATGACAGCCGCCGCTCCGGGGTGGACGGCAATGGCTCGAGGCTTCTCGACGTTCTCCCAGACGAGCGTCCGCCGCATCGTCCCGTCAAGTAGACTCACTTCAATCCTTCGAACTCCCGAGTCGGTCCAGTACAAATTGTCGTGGATCCAGTCGACAGCCACTCCGCCAGGACTTTTGAGACCCCACCAAACGGCGTCCGGCATGGCCGTGCCATTGAGATGGGCACGTTTGATGGCGTCCAAGGTGACGTCGGACCAAATGACGAGTCCTTTTTTGTAATGGAAATCGAGGGCGATGGCATTCTGAAGTCCGTCAATGACCGAAGTGTATTCCTCCTCGAAAAGGGACACCTGTCGAATGTCGACCCGATTGGCAAAGATGAGACGGACCGGCTGGCCCAGGGCTTTGCACGACGACTTGTCGGGACGCAAGACGTAGCCGTCGACGCAGCTGCAACTGAATCCGCCCACCGTATTGGTGCACAGTTGACTGCAATACGTTTCCGTGGCGCATTCATC
This sequence is a window from Daphnia pulicaria isolate SC F1-1A chromosome 7, SC_F0-13Bv2, whole genome shotgun sequence. Protein-coding genes within it:
- the LOC124351009 gene encoding low-density lipoprotein receptor-related protein 4-like isoform X2; translation: MSVWSSVSVSRVIPMAGGLMLLLPLLLLLCHSTGCANLTPDPSEPSRPVLKTARLNVNQTRLATTTTTTTTLSPAGAKTTQTLNSGGGGMKIASKPDCKCRPEEFTCSSSSTGSAAGTNNSRRKGQLSFTVKQQQKTLNGTANGQKSTNVLAVQQQQGCVCIPLSWVCDGNQDCDRGQDESDCGETVCHGIRCRSGSAGHPTPRCIQPDWLCDGDDDCGDNSDEIHCEASRNCTASSFRCPNNGNCIPQVWVCDGDPDCDGGADERDCSVLLTRTCPPSQHRCGNGACLPAEWRCDGDPDCSDMSDETGCQQSGDGGADGAVDRDCGADEFQCASGHCIKGAYRCDGEIHCRDVSDELDCGSLLPRCVEGDFRCPDGQCIAQAWRCDGEQDCEPGVDEENCDSSTVAGGAAHTCGPNQMACSSSTGKNGPCISTSWVCDGETDCPDGQDEQNCPANHCGKDQFSCSNDTCVGFSRVCNGERDCPGGEDEFDCTIQKECDAGSRCQHTCLVLSNGTGACGCRSGFRLTSDGVNCVDVDECATETYCSQLCTNTVGGFSCSCVDGYVLRPDKSSCKALGQPVRLIFANRVDIRQVSLFEEEYTSVIDGLQNAIALDFHYKKGLVIWSDVTLDAIKRAHLNGTAMPDAVWWGLKSPGGVAVDWIHDNLYWTDSGVRRIEVSLLDGTMRRTLVWENVEKPRAIAVHPGAAAVIWTDWGHQPRIERSDMDGSNRQILVTENLVWPNGLTIDYTVDHIYWADAKHHVIESVRLDGTGRRRVMERGLPHPFAITIFEDSLFWTDWHTKSIHQANKLTGHDIRTVRTNLHFPMDIHSIHPLRQPEYVNRCGSNRGGCSHLCLPNRSSYTCACPPGLQLITPNGRTCTSQPGELLIFAQKSELRLFPLNVSGEVDHVLPLTGVRSAVALDWDGASQTIFWTDVESDVINRAFWNGSNQQTLVANDLESPAGLAVDWVTKKLYWTDAGTNRIEVSNLDGTLRSLLIWDGLDRPRDIVVDPIGGYMYWTDWGQTPKIERAGMDGSQRSVIVISNLTWPNGLAIDHEGERLYWADGGTKAIEYASLDGKNRTVLIGAELPHPFGLALYENQIFWSDWDTAAIHSTDKLNAKRRTMIRSGLDDLMDVRVYHSNRYSVPSLCQSHNGGCSHLCLLAPLPAGHSCACPTGIKLSADRRTCRQSPSTSLIFSQRSNLRRMSLDMPYLIDVVLDLPPQKNVVALDVDRVTGHLLWSDTTQDKIFRALPGSPLSAPAVEVIAFNLDTVEGLAVDEINRKLYWTDAGRSSLEVAELEDGGHRKVLIWTLMDKPRGLVLSHSTGTLFWADWGKQPRIEQADMDGRNRKVMVSTDLGWPNSLTIDYAANMLYWTDARKKTIESCDLSGLHRREVLTGLSHPYGITVLDSYLYWTDWETKSLQRADKNTALDRSTIRVGLDNLMDIKAWKEMDASSHRENPCGTNNGGCSHLCLRSPWGRGYSCSCPTGILMSADGSTCQPSPNSFLLYATRNTLSSISLDTADQWDVALNVPGVHNAIGVDFHWGRQRFYYTDVYLDVIRSVDARNVSNVETLVSSNLTTPDGLAVDWLADNLYWTDAGRNVLEASRLDGTNRKIIIGSGLDEPRAVAVFPQRGLLYWTDWGQSHKIERSFLDGSHRVAIVTSELGWPNGLAIDYEGQRLYWADAQLDRIETSDLSGRFRVQLVQGATHPFGLTQLGGFLYWTDWRSKSIERVDKATGKQRSVLRHGLEGLMEIRAVAREKQLGKNPCSTANGGCTHLCLFRAISYVCACPDIPDDIPCTSSVVNISASDDYWSPALDPFENDLEPTSDVYPHNPYRLDPSAGAGVLHPSMIVLLVVGMAALLAAMAVLLIKWQRRRYRDCPWNSRCFEFLGRGPRQPQQVSVLTFTNPNYSPSAPDVVVAEKKGFSWQRWKYDRTQERVYDMQDEKQSQTEAASLIPHSQPPPEVETDLEAETDVIESSSGPSSTPPPTPPQRMDSICLQ